From one Marmota flaviventris isolate mMarFla1 chromosome 1, mMarFla1.hap1, whole genome shotgun sequence genomic stretch:
- the Cx3cr1 gene encoding CX3C chemokine receptor 1 — MPTSFPKSTEEFEYDASAEACYVGDIVDFGTVFLSIFYSVVFAFGLVGNLLVVMALNNSRKRKSITDIYLLNLALSDLLFVATLPFWTHYVVSEQGFHNAVCKLTTALFFIGFFGGIFFITVISIDRYLAIVLAANSMNNRTVQHGVTISLGVWAAAILVAAPQFMFTKQKENECLGDYPEVLQEIWPVLRNVEVNFLGFLLPLLIMSFCYFRILQTLFSCKNQKKAKAIKLILLVVIVFFLFWTPYNIMIFLETLKLYDFFPSCNMKRNLKLALNVTETVAFSHCCLNPLIYAFAGEKFRRYLCYLYRKYLAVLCGRSVHDSFSPSESQRSRQGSILSSSFTHYTSDGDASLLL, encoded by the coding sequence ATGCCCACCTCCTTCCCTAAATCAACTGAGGAATTTGAGTATGACGCATCTGCTGAAGCCTGTTACGTGGGGGACATCGTGGACTTTGGGACCGTGTTCCTGTCCATATTCTATTCTGTTGTCTTTGCCTTTGGCCTGGTGGGCAATCTGCTGGTGGTGATGGCCCTCAACAACAGCCGGAAGCGCAAGAGCATCACCGACATCTACCTGCTGAACCTGGCCTTGAGCGATCTGCTCTTCGTAGCCACTTTGCCCTTTTGGACTCACTATGTGGTCAGCGAACAAGGCTTCCACAACGCCGTGTGCAAACTCACCACCGCCCTCTTCTTCATCGGCTTCTTCGGAGGCATATTTTTTATCACCGTGATCAGCATCGACAGGTACCTGGCCATTGTTCTGGCCGCCAACTCCATGAACAACCGGACTGTGCAACACGGCGTTACCATCAGCCTGGGCGTCTGGGCGGCGGCCATCCTCGTTGCGGCACCCCAGTTCATGTtcacaaagcaaaaagaaaacgaGTGCCTGGGTGACTACCCCGAGGTCCTCCAGGAAATCTGGCCAGTGCTCCGCAACGTGGAAGTGAACTTTCTTGGCTTCCTGCTGCCCCTGCTCATCATGAGCTTCTGCTACTTCAGAATCCTCCAGACCCTGTTTTCCTGCAAGAACCAAAAGAAAGCTAAAGCCATCAAGCTCATCTTACTGGTGGTCATCGTGTTTTTCCTCTTCTGGACACCCTACAACATTATGATTTTCCTAGAGACTCTCAAACTCTATGACTTCTTTCCCAGCTGCAACATGAAGAGGAATCTGAAGTTGGCCCTCAACGTGACTGAGACGGTGGCGTTTAGCCACTGTTGCCTCAATCCCCTCATCTATGCATTCGCTGGGGAGAAGTTCAGAAGATACCTCTGCTACCTGTACAGGAAGTACCTGGCTGTCCTCTGTGGTCGTTCGGTCCACGACAGTTTCTCCCCATCCGAATCGCAAAGAAGTAGGCAGGGGAGCATTCTGAGCAGCAGTTTTACTCACTACACAAGTGATGGGGATGCGTCCCTCCTTCTCTGA